One part of the Streptobacillus ratti genome encodes these proteins:
- the rplV gene encoding 50S ribosomal protein L22 — protein MPAIAKLRYQRLSPQKARLVADVIRGKDALNALNILRFTNKKAAPLIEKTLRSAIANAEHNLGLNPENLIVSKVLIDKGPVLKRMNPRAMGRADIIRKPLAHITVEVDVK, from the coding sequence ATGCCAGCAATAGCTAAATTACGTTATCAAAGATTAAGCCCTCAAAAAGCTAGATTAGTAGCAGATGTAATAAGAGGGAAAGATGCGTTAAACGCATTAAACATTTTAAGATTTACAAATAAAAAAGCAGCTCCATTAATAGAAAAAACATTAAGATCTGCAATTGCAAATGCAGAACACAACTTAGGATTAAATCCTGAAAACTTAATAGTTTCAAAAGTATTAATAGATAAAGGACCTGTATTAAAGAGAATGAACCCAAGAGCAATGGGTAGAGCAGATATTATAAGAAAACCACTTGCACATATAACTGTTGAAGTGGACGTAAAATAA
- a CDS encoding 2-dehydropantoate 2-reductase, whose translation MKVIIAGTGAMGATYGSMLKKSGNEVIFLDLWQENIDAINKNGINFKNIGVEENIKAEAYLASDYNQSADLIIVFTKSMQLKEMLSDIKHLISEKTSVLCLLNGLGHIDTLKEFVKPEQILMGVTVLTAGMKGAGMFEVTNYGKTEIQNISEAGKENAVKVVECINNSGLPTVYSEDILFSIWRKACINGTMNACCALLDCNMLQLGKIEKSRELLGKIVEEFASVAKKEGTILNVEEITNLVCWFTTEEFQGVKHYPSMHQDLIQKRRLTEIDYLNGYVSKKGKEYGLDTSFCDLITILIHGRESVLIGG comes from the coding sequence ATGAAAGTAATTATCGCAGGAACTGGGGCTATGGGGGCAACCTATGGGTCTATGTTAAAAAAATCAGGGAATGAAGTAATTTTCTTAGATTTGTGGCAAGAAAATATTGATGCTATTAATAAAAATGGAATCAATTTTAAAAATATTGGAGTAGAGGAAAATATTAAAGCAGAAGCATATTTAGCCTCTGATTATAATCAAAGTGCAGATTTAATAATAGTATTTACTAAATCTATGCAATTAAAAGAAATGTTAAGTGATATTAAACATTTAATTTCTGAAAAAACAAGTGTATTATGTTTATTAAATGGTTTAGGACATATAGATACATTAAAAGAATTTGTTAAACCTGAACAAATTTTAATGGGAGTTACAGTTTTAACTGCTGGTATGAAAGGTGCTGGAATGTTTGAAGTAACTAATTATGGTAAAACAGAAATTCAAAATATTTCAGAAGCTGGTAAAGAAAATGCAGTTAAAGTTGTAGAATGTATTAATAATTCAGGATTACCAACAGTATATTCTGAGGATATCTTATTCTCTATATGGAGAAAGGCATGTATTAATGGAACTATGAATGCGTGTTGTGCTTTACTTGATTGTAATATGTTACAATTAGGTAAAATCGAAAAATCAAGAGAGTTATTAGGAAAAATAGTTGAAGAATTTGCATCTGTTGCTAAAAAAGAGGGAACTATATTAAATGTTGAAGAAATAACTAATTTAGTTTGTTGGTTTACGACAGAAGAATTTCAAGGAGTAAAACATTACCCATCTATGCACCAAGATTTAATTCAAAAAAGAAGACTTACAGAAATAGACTATTTAAATGGTTACGTGTCTAAAAAAGGAAAAGAATATGGTTTAGATACAAGTTTTTGTGATTTAATAACTATTTTAATACATGGAAGAGAAAGTGTTTTAATTGGAGGATAA
- the rplB gene encoding 50S ribosomal protein L2, giving the protein MPIKKLKPITSGTRHMSILVNTELDKVRPEKTLVEPLNSSYGIDNYGHRTGRNRHKGHKRLYRIIDWKRNKLGIPAKVASIEYDPNRTANIALLHYVDGEKRYILAPNGLKKGDTVVSGENADIKPGNALKLKDLPVGTLIHNVELIPGKGGQLARSAGTSARLVAKEGTYCHVELPSGELRLIHKECFATVGVIGNSEHSLVSLGKAGRNRHLGRKPHVRGSVMNPVDHPHGGGEGRSPIGRKAPVTPWGKPALGKKTRGKKNSDKFIVRKRKK; this is encoded by the coding sequence ATGCCTATTAAAAAATTAAAACCGATTACTAGTGGGACTCGGCATATGTCTATATTAGTAAATACAGAATTAGACAAAGTTAGACCTGAAAAAACATTAGTTGAACCATTAAATTCATCTTATGGGATTGACAACTATGGACACAGAACAGGAAGAAACAGACACAAAGGACACAAGAGATTATACAGAATAATCGATTGGAAAAGAAACAAATTAGGAATACCTGCAAAAGTTGCAAGTATAGAATATGATCCTAATAGAACAGCAAATATTGCTTTATTACATTATGTTGATGGAGAAAAAAGATATATTTTAGCTCCAAATGGATTAAAAAAAGGAGATACTGTAGTTTCAGGAGAAAATGCAGATATCAAACCAGGGAATGCTTTAAAGTTAAAAGATTTACCAGTAGGGACATTAATACACAATGTTGAATTAATCCCAGGAAAAGGTGGACAACTTGCAAGATCAGCAGGAACTTCAGCAAGACTTGTAGCTAAAGAAGGGACATATTGTCACGTTGAATTACCATCAGGAGAATTAAGATTAATTCACAAAGAATGTTTTGCAACTGTTGGTGTTATTGGAAACTCTGAACATTCATTAGTTTCTTTAGGAAAAGCTGGAAGAAATAGACACTTAGGTAGAAAACCACACGTAAGAGGATCAGTAATGAACCCAGTAGATCACCCACATGGAGGGGGAGAAGGAAGATCACCTATAGGAAGAAAAGCGCCAGTTACTCCTTGGGGTAAACCTGCTTTAGGTAAGAAAACTAGAGGTAAGAAAAATTCAGATAAATTCATCGTAAGAAAGAGAAAAAAATAG
- the rpsS gene encoding 30S ribosomal protein S19, producing the protein MARSLKKGPFADQYLFKKVEAQGTNKAVIKTWSRRSTIFPQFIGYTFAVYNGKKHIPVYVTEEMVGHKLGEFAPTRTYHGHGKDKKK; encoded by the coding sequence ATGGCTCGTTCATTAAAAAAAGGACCTTTTGCTGATCAATATTTATTCAAAAAAGTTGAAGCACAAGGAACAAATAAAGCTGTTATTAAAACATGGTCAAGAAGATCAACTATATTTCCACAATTCATAGGATATACATTTGCAGTTTATAATGGTAAAAAACATATACCTGTGTATGTAACTGAGGAAATGGTTGGACACAAACTTGGAGAATTTGCTCCAACAAGAACTTACCATGGACATGGTAAAGATAAGAAAAAATAA
- a CDS encoding PTS transporter subunit IIC: MKDMTMKQFIMKVLNGTAIGIVVGLIPNAVLGGLFGYLSQFNPIFGVLRQICVDIQWLVAPMIGFLVGLQFGFNPMKSAVMMSSTWIASGALMRVDGVLKIGLGDLINVMLIAGVAAYVTMLLGEKLGSLTIVLQPIIVGVGVGFLGLLILPYVQHISTTIGYGINSFTTLQPILMCILIAMSFSILIVSPISTVAIGIAIGLSGLASGSANIGVSATAAVLVVGSWAVNKAGVTIAVGMGGMKMMMPNIVKNPIMLLPILTTSSIAGLVVRVLGVTGDKVSSGFGFVGLVGPIKAMSDYALNGITGLEALIYVLIAYLVVPFGVALISHIVYTKVLKIYEPEIYKFEN, from the coding sequence ATGAAAGATATGACTATGAAACAGTTTATAATGAAAGTATTAAATGGTACGGCTATAGGTATAGTAGTTGGATTAATACCTAATGCAGTATTAGGAGGATTATTTGGTTATTTATCACAATTTAATCCGATTTTTGGAGTTTTAAGACAAATTTGTGTTGATATTCAATGGTTAGTAGCACCTATGATAGGATTTTTAGTAGGTTTACAATTTGGATTCAATCCAATGAAATCAGCTGTAATGATGTCATCTACATGGATAGCATCAGGAGCTTTAATGAGAGTAGATGGAGTTTTAAAAATAGGGTTAGGAGATTTAATTAATGTTATGTTAATTGCAGGGGTAGCTGCTTATGTTACTATGCTTTTAGGAGAAAAATTAGGCTCATTAACTATAGTTTTACAACCAATAATAGTTGGAGTAGGTGTAGGGTTTTTAGGATTATTAATTTTACCTTATGTACAACATATTTCAACTACTATAGGTTATGGAATTAATTCATTTACTACTTTACAACCAATATTAATGTGTATTTTAATTGCTATGTCATTTTCTATACTTATAGTATCTCCTATTTCTACAGTAGCTATAGGTATAGCAATAGGATTATCAGGACTTGCAAGTGGTTCTGCAAATATTGGAGTATCAGCAACAGCTGCAGTATTAGTTGTAGGATCTTGGGCAGTAAATAAGGCTGGAGTTACTATAGCAGTTGGTATGGGTGGAATGAAAATGATGATGCCTAATATTGTTAAAAACCCTATAATGCTTTTACCAATTTTAACAACTTCTTCTATAGCAGGTTTAGTTGTAAGAGTTTTAGGTGTTACTGGAGATAAAGTAAGTTCAGGATTTGGTTTTGTAGGGCTTGTTGGACCTATTAAAGCTATGAGTGATTATGCTTTAAATGGAATAACTGGATTAGAAGCATTAATATATGTGTTAATTGCTTACCTTGTAGTTCCTTTTGGAGTAGCTTTAATCTCACATATTGTATATACAAAAGTACTTAAAATATATGAACCTGAAATATATAAATTTGAAAATTAA
- a CDS encoding Panacea domain-containing protein translates to MEKIIEVARFIAKRYREIYGENIDELKLQKLIYFTQKESILYTGNLLFSEKMKAWRLGPVSIKVRNEYKNRRIYRKKCNLKTFNKYIINNVIVKYGFYSSSKLINLTHKERAWKIARKGLLENERGVNNIDVSLIFEKKERIYDTYWDMYCDEFKDYEGDEK, encoded by the coding sequence GTGGAAAAAATTATTGAGGTTGCGAGATTTATTGCAAAAAGATATAGGGAAATATATGGAGAAAATATAGATGAACTAAAATTACAAAAGCTTATATATTTCACACAAAAAGAATCTATACTTTATACAGGAAATTTATTATTTAGTGAAAAAATGAAAGCTTGGAGATTAGGACCAGTATCTATTAAGGTAAGGAATGAGTATAAGAATAGGAGAATTTATAGAAAAAAATGTAATTTAAAAACTTTTAATAAGTATATAATTAATAATGTTATAGTTAAATATGGTTTTTATTCTTCAAGTAAACTTATTAATCTAACACATAAAGAAAGAGCGTGGAAGATTGCAAGAAAAGGATTATTAGAAAATGAAAGGGGTGTAAATAATATAGATGTAAGTTTAATTTTTGAGAAAAAAGAAAGAATTTATGATACTTATTGGGACATGTATTGTGATGAATTTAAAGATTATGAGGGAGATGAAAAATGA
- a CDS encoding type II toxin-antitoxin system PemK/MazF family toxin, whose amino-acid sequence MIGKMFIALFPYFDIGTKRKGLKERPVLVIGETDNDCIILPVSTITKKQYFNPEYDIEIDPEKYPKLNLNKLSYIRVHKQAIIYKKALHKEIGNLKVEYIIKYIEIMKKLEGFNKNLILSNYVF is encoded by the coding sequence ATGATAGGTAAAATGTTTATTGCACTTTTTCCTTATTTTGATATAGGGACTAAAAGAAAAGGACTTAAAGAAAGACCAGTTTTAGTTATAGGAGAAACTGATAATGATTGCATAATATTGCCTGTTTCAACAATAACTAAAAAACAATATTTTAATCCAGAATATGATATAGAAATAGATCCTGAAAAATATCCAAAATTAAATCTTAATAAATTATCGTATATTAGAGTTCATAAACAGGCGATAATATATAAGAAAGCGTTGCATAAAGAAATAGGTAACTTGAAAGTAGAGTATATTATAAAATACATAGAGATAATGAAAAAATTGGAGGGTTTTAATAAAAATCTAATATTGAGTAATTATGTATTTTAA
- the rpsQ gene encoding 30S ribosomal protein S17: protein MERNERKVREGIVVSDKMDKTVVVVENTMKLHKLYKKRVKTSKRYKAHDELNECRVGDKVRIMETRPLSKDKNWRVVTILEKAK from the coding sequence GTGGAAAGAAACGAAAGAAAAGTCAGAGAAGGAATCGTAGTTTCTGATAAAATGGATAAAACAGTAGTAGTTGTTGAAAATACAATGAAACTGCATAAATTATATAAAAAGAGAGTAAAAACTTCTAAAAGATATAAAGCTCATGATGAGTTAAATGAATGTCGTGTAGGAGATAAAGTTAGAATAATGGAAACTAGACCTTTAAGTAAAGATAAAAACTGGAGAGTTGTTACTATCTTAGAAAAGGCAAAATAA
- the rpmC gene encoding 50S ribosomal protein L29 produces MTVKEVRDLDLNQLESQVKELKHELFNLKLQKTLGQLQNTAQIRKVKRDIARMKTILTEKTGK; encoded by the coding sequence ATGACAGTTAAAGAAGTTAGAGATTTAGATTTAAATCAGTTAGAATCACAAGTAAAAGAATTGAAACACGAATTGTTTAATTTAAAGCTACAAAAAACTCTTGGACAATTACAAAACACAGCACAAATTAGAAAAGTAAAAAGAGATATAGCTAGAATGAAAACAATCTTAACAGAAAAAACTGGAAAATAG
- the rpsC gene encoding 30S ribosomal protein S3: protein MGQKVDPRGMRIGIVKTWDSKWFAKKGKEYLNNFHEDLKIREYIKKNYYQAGISSIAIERVSENEITIIVSTGKAAVLIGRKGAEITALRAKLENMTGKKVFVKALEIKNPNRDAQLVAESIATAIEKRVAYKRAVQQAVQRAEKAGVLGIKVMTSGRLNGAEIARSEWTLSGRVPLHTLRADVDYATATAHTTYGALGIKVWIFNGEVLPTKKEGGTK, encoded by the coding sequence GTGGGACAAAAAGTAGATCCTAGAGGTATGAGAATCGGTATTGTTAAAACATGGGATTCAAAATGGTTTGCCAAAAAAGGAAAAGAATATTTAAATAATTTTCATGAAGATTTAAAAATAAGAGAATATATTAAGAAAAACTACTACCAAGCTGGAATTTCTTCAATAGCTATTGAAAGAGTTTCTGAAAATGAAATAACTATAATAGTTTCAACTGGAAAAGCTGCGGTATTAATTGGTAGAAAAGGTGCAGAAATCACAGCATTAAGAGCAAAATTAGAAAATATGACAGGGAAAAAAGTTTTTGTTAAAGCTTTAGAAATTAAAAACCCTAACAGAGATGCACAATTAGTAGCAGAAAGTATTGCAACAGCTATTGAAAAACGTGTGGCGTATAAAAGAGCAGTACAACAAGCAGTTCAAAGAGCTGAAAAAGCTGGAGTATTAGGAATTAAAGTAATGACTTCAGGAAGATTAAACGGAGCAGAAATTGCTAGAAGTGAATGGACTTTATCAGGTAGAGTACCATTACATACATTAAGAGCAGATGTTGATTATGCAACAGCAACAGCTCATACAACATATGGAGCATTAGGGATTAAAGTATGGATCTTTAATGGAGAAGTTTTACCTACTAAGAAGGAAGGGGGAACAAAATAG
- the rplP gene encoding 50S ribosomal protein L16, with protein MLIPKRTKYRKQFRGSMGGIATKGNYVAFGDFGLAAKEFGWITSRQIEACRITINRTFKREGKIWIRIFPDKPYTKRPEGTRMGKGKGNAEGWVAVVKTGKVMFEVGGVSEEKAKEALRKAGHKLPIKVKFVRKEVGGDK; from the coding sequence GTGTTAATACCTAAGAGAACTAAATATAGAAAACAATTTAGAGGAAGCATGGGTGGTATTGCAACTAAAGGGAATTATGTAGCGTTTGGAGATTTCGGATTAGCTGCAAAGGAATTTGGTTGGATTACTTCAAGACAAATAGAAGCATGCCGTATTACAATAAATAGAACATTTAAAAGAGAAGGAAAAATTTGGATAAGAATTTTCCCTGATAAACCTTATACAAAAAGACCTGAAGGAACAAGAATGGGTAAAGGTAAAGGTAACGCTGAAGGTTGGGTAGCAGTTGTTAAAACTGGTAAAGTAATGTTTGAAGTTGGAGGAGTATCTGAAGAGAAAGCCAAAGAAGCATTAAGAAAAGCTGGACACAAACTACCTATCAAAGTTAAATTCGTAAGAAAAGAAGTAGGTGGTGATAAGTAA